A single region of the Lycium barbarum isolate Lr01 chromosome 2, ASM1917538v2, whole genome shotgun sequence genome encodes:
- the LOC132626013 gene encoding lignin-forming anionic peroxidase-like, translated as MSFLRFIVVVLFLVSVFGSSNAQLSATFYATTCPNVTDIVRGVMVQAQSTDVRAGAKIIRLHFHDCFVNGCDGSLLLDNATGIESEKAAPANVGAGGFDIVDDIKTALENVCPGVVSCADILALASEIGVALVGGPSWQVLLGRRDSLTANRSGALTDIPSPFESLDQIRQQFDNKDMDSTDIVALSGAHTFGRARCGTFEQRLFNFSSSGSPDPTINSTFLPTLQGICPQGGNNGATFTNLDRSTPDNFDNNYFTNLQNQEGLLQTDQELFSSPGSDTIAIVNRYASSQTQFFTDFASSMIKLGNISPLTGTNGEIRTNCRRVN; from the exons ATGTCTTTTTTAAGATTTATTGTTGTAGTTCTCTTCTTGGTTTCAGTTTTTGGATCATCAAATGCTCAATTAAGTGCTACATTTTATGCTACCACTTGTCCTAATGTTACAGATATTGTGCGTGGTGTCATGGTGCAAGCTCAAAGTACAGATGTTCGAGCTGGTGCCAAAATTATTCGCCTTCATTTCCACGATTGCTTCGTTAAC GGTTGTGATGGATCCCTTTTGCTAGATAATGCAACAGGGATTGAAAGTGAGAAAGCTGCACCTGCAAATGTAGGTGCTGGAGGATTTGATATTGTGGATGATATTAAAACAGCATTAGAAAATGTTTGCCCTGGTGTTGTATCTTGTGCTGATATTTTAGCCCTTGCATCTGAAATTGGAGTTGCCTTG GTTGGAGGTCCATCATGGCAAGTTCTTTTAGGTAGAAGAGATAGCTTAACAGCAAACAGAAGTGGAGCTCTTACTGATATCCCAAGTCCATTTGAAAGCCTTGACCAAATTAGACAACAATTCGATAACAAGGATATGGATTCTACTGATATTGTTGCTCTATCAG GTGCACATACATTTGGAAGAGCAAGATGTGGCACATTTGAGCAAAGACTTTTCAACTTCAGTAGCAGTGGTAGCCCTGATCCTACCATAAACTCAACTTTCTTACCAACACTACAAGGAATTTGCCCACAAGGTGGAAATAATGGTGCTACTTTTACAAATCTTGATCGATCAACTCCTGATAATTTTGATAATAACTATTTCACAAATCTTCAAAACCAAGAAGGGCTACTTCAAACTGATCAAGAATTGTTTTCTTCACCTGGATCTGATACAATTGCCATAGTGAATCGTTACGCGAGTAGCCAGACTCAGTTCTTTACTGATTTTGCTAGCTCGATGATTAAATTGGGAAATATTAGTCCGTTAACTGGTACTAATGGAGAGATTAGGACAAATTGCCGGAGGGTTAATTAG